ATCTGCAACGAGCCCGTGAGCGAGCTCGTTGGGGACAACGCTCATCTCCATCTCTGGACAACCAACGCCTTTCTCGAATCGGCGTTTAGGGTCATGCGGGCTTGGGGGTTCGAGTTCAAATCCTGCATGGTCTGGGTGAAGCCGACCATCGGCATGGGTAATTATTGGCGCGTGTCTCACGAATTCTGTCTGCTCGGGATTCGAGGCAAGCTGCCGTTTGGTCGGAATGATATTCCAAGTTGGCTCGAAGCACCTCGGACCATCCACAGCCGCAAGCCATTCGCGTTTCGCCAACTCATCGAACAAGTAAGTCCCGGCCCGTACTTGGAACTCTACGGTCGCGTGGAGCAACCAAATACGGGTTGGACTGTCTACGGAAACCAAGTCGAGCGTCGACTCTTTTGAACGTCATCTGACGGAGGAACAAGCAAATGCAAGATCGAAGCAATTCTGCACTGGAA
The sequence above is drawn from the Pirellulaceae bacterium genome and encodes:
- a CDS encoding MT-A70 family methyltransferase is translated as MNEQLLNSPAAIETGPATEAVRGPQPSIARCLDDLQQRGHRFKTILADPPWRYENTASRAAAENHYSTMTVEEICNEPVSELVGDNAHLHLWTTNAFLESAFRVMRAWGFEFKSCMVWVKPTIGMGNYWRVSHEFCLLGIRGKLPFGRNDIPSWLEAPRTIHSRKPFAFRQLIEQVSPGPYLELYGRVEQPNTGWTVYGNQVERRLF